The proteins below come from a single Triticum aestivum cultivar Chinese Spring chromosome 5D, IWGSC CS RefSeq v2.1, whole genome shotgun sequence genomic window:
- the LOC123125857 gene encoding uncharacterized protein — translation MDWVQGGESMAPALAAPGISPAADCRSNQAAGDPSSAVRPIDGGLSGSDLSWRPAIQDIARVPDETSFSNAHIGLVTPPATLKGANACTYSSYFNPDVRDDDSGNVIVVPGWKKRNVGANGPDTRTPPSTKTAIERRLLEMNDRRGSEIFEPVVGTDFDSCQEAYDFYNLYSWEHGFGIRCGRSRVNTNKYKLMHELVCQCAGKNDKENSSSCKIDCKAMVRLLRTKDHEWYVSMFVKEHNHRLSVGYDAKL, via the exons ATGGATTGGGTGCAAGGAGGCGAGTCAATGGCGCCGGCGCTCGCCGCACCGGGAATCTCCCCGGCGGCCGACTGCAG ATCCAACCAAGCCGCCGGCGACCCGTCCTCCGCAGTCAGGCCGATCGATGGAGGGTTGTCGGGGTCGGATCTATCGTGGCGTCCAGCCATCCAGGATATCGCGCGAGTCCCAGACGAAACGTCATTCTCCAA TGCGCACATAGGGCTAGTAACGCCTCCGGCCACACTGAAGGGCGCGAATGCATGCACCTACAGCTCATATTTTAATCCAGATGTACGTGATGATGATTCTGGAAACGTTATAGTTGTGCCTGGATGGAAGAAACG GAATGTTGGGGCTAATGGCCCTGACACGAGGACACCTCCGTCCACAAAGACGGCCATCGAGCGACGTCTGCTCGAAATGAATGATCGTAGAGGCAGTGAAATCTTCGAACCAGTGGTCGGAACCGACTTCGACTCATGTCAAGAAGCATATGATTTCTACAATTTGTATTCGTGGGAGCACGGATTCGGCATTCGGTGTGGCAGAAGCAGAGTTAACACAAACAAATACAAGTTGATGCACGAACTTGTTTGTCAATGCGCG GGCAAGAATGACAAAGAAAACTCGTCATCATGCAAGATCGATTGCAAGGCCATGGTGAGATTGCTGCGTACCAAGGATCATGAATGGTACGTCAGTATGTTTGTCAAGGAGCACAACCATCGTTTGTCGGTTGGATACGATGCAAAACTCTAG